Proteins encoded together in one Thalassotalea crassostreae window:
- a CDS encoding DUF1254 domain-containing protein, giving the protein MKFTHSLIALSLVAAISATPALANSSVNQVTTLDGFFSDSGVTVTADSYPVAETSHQLLKNQDLAGINTLLHKRQLTPTDNQPVVRMNRDTYYSMAVVDVSKGATITMPEIPEGKYMSVQPVTEDHRIQAMSYGSGTFNLTTHTGTHVYVVVRLDSTFTEAEAKMYQDQMFISAKSNKKFSAKPVNQESFLKVENELKAKMGAIAKRDGSDALTGMFTDPRDNSKELFTKEKYQVGTAIGWGGAQYKDNVYEVSGNYPMDKCHQATFADPENQAFWSITVYDKKGFMFNDVAHVSSNTATLNKDGTYTVSFGCGDDAPNNIKTKNDSGVFNLGIRHYMPTDKVTNQGYRILPFVKAK; this is encoded by the coding sequence ATGAAATTCACACATTCACTAATCGCTTTATCACTTGTTGCAGCAATATCAGCTACTCCTGCTTTAGCAAATAGCTCAGTAAATCAGGTAACAACATTAGACGGTTTTTTCTCCGATTCTGGCGTTACCGTAACAGCTGATTCATACCCAGTAGCTGAAACCTCTCACCAACTTCTTAAGAACCAAGACTTGGCGGGTATAAATACGCTTTTACACAAACGTCAATTAACTCCTACAGATAATCAGCCAGTGGTTCGTATGAACCGAGACACTTATTATTCAATGGCTGTAGTTGATGTTTCAAAAGGTGCGACAATCACTATGCCTGAAATCCCTGAAGGTAAATACATGTCTGTTCAACCAGTGACAGAAGACCATCGTATTCAAGCAATGAGCTATGGCTCTGGTACGTTTAACTTAACTACGCATACTGGCACACATGTTTATGTAGTTGTTCGCTTAGATTCAACTTTTACCGAAGCCGAAGCTAAAATGTATCAAGATCAAATGTTCATTTCAGCTAAATCAAATAAGAAGTTTTCAGCGAAACCTGTAAACCAAGAATCATTTCTTAAAGTAGAAAATGAGCTAAAAGCTAAAATGGGCGCTATCGCTAAGCGAGATGGTAGTGATGCATTAACAGGTATGTTTACCGATCCTCGAGACAACTCAAAAGAGCTATTTACAAAAGAGAAATACCAAGTAGGTACCGCTATTGGTTGGGGCGGTGCACAATATAAAGATAACGTTTATGAAGTGTCAGGAAACTACCCTATGGATAAGTGTCATCAAGCAACGTTTGCTGACCCTGAAAACCAAGCGTTTTGGTCTATCACTGTATATGACAAAAAAGGTTTCATGTTCAACGATGTTGCTCATGTAAGCTCAAATACAGCGACTTTAAACAAAGATGGCACGTACACTGTAAGTTTTGGTTGTGGAGATGATGCGCCAAACAACATTAAAACAAAGAATGACAGTGGCGTATTTAACTTAGGTATTCGTCATTACATGCCAACAGATAAAGTGACTAACCAAGGTTACCGTATATTACCTTTTGTTAAAGCTAAATAA